AAAAGAGTAACGGAGGCacgtttattttattacaatttcAACTAGGTTCTTAAGTGATTGGTTTATTATTAGGTATCATTTTTTCAGCATTTCTTGGTTTGTGTTctaattgttttgattttgaaatatgcTATTATATTTCAGAGATAATGGCATTCAGTGAGGGTTCAATCAGAAATAATGCAATGGTAGTTGAATACTGTCGAACATCTATGGGTAATAACTACAGATTTTTATGAacttcatattgctttttaaaatatttgtttacagACTGTTGTTTATATATTAGCTGCTTTAGGAGGAGGTACTGCTGGGATTTTAGGCCTTACAAGTCTATACGGCTTTGCATTTTACATATTTTGTGCGGTTTCTATATGGGTAAGTAATAAAACTAATTGTTACTAGGGGGAAATAAcattatttaacttttttgttattacagCTTCTTCTATTGCTGAAAGCAGGACCACATTGGGAGAAATATTTTACTAGTAGAAGTTCACTTCTATCTAGTGGATTAAGTGGTGGCCTAATTGTAATcaattttatataattttcaaaCCTGTCAAagtattaatgttttttttttaatcaatttcagACATATGTTCTTTTCTGGACGTAtccttttaaaataacaaaaatctaTGCCTAGTGTTTATAATAACCTCAAATTAGGAAATCcttaacaaaattaatttacagATTTATCTATGGAATGGTGCACGTCTATTAGGACACATCTACACAACTGGTCCCGTCATTCCCATTCTTCATCTAGCATATTCCCCCTACCAAgcattgctttttttctttctatttggtTATTGATTTGATCATTAGAAGTAATAAAAATTGCGCTTCAATGAAGCGAATGTGTGTGAAAACTCTTAagtatatttttgtattgagATAGATTAAGGTATTGGAATAGATTTGATATCcattaaagaagaaatgcaGCAAGCTGATTGTTGCTattcagatttcttttttccaatgcGTGGATAAATCATTCTACGGCCTACATCATTGTGGGTTTGAGAAATTTTACACAAAAGTTCTGAAAACACTTCATTTGgtcaatttcatattttttgttggggttttcttcactttcttttcACATGTATTAACAGTTTAGATGGTGAAAAAAAGTCATTAACCTTGTAGATGCGAAAAGATGTGCATTGCAATTTAGGCCCTATGCCCGACCGTCTGCAATCTGAATCGTCGGCTTTTAAAGAGGAGAATTCATGctgtacaaaataaaataaatcgaaagaAGCGATAATGCCCTGCATGGCAAATGGTGTCCTGATTATAGCTTTTAAATCGGAAACGGCGTGCTCAAAGGGCAAGAAAAGGCGACCGCACAAACAAGGCGGGACGAAACTCGATGGTCCACTCACGCTCACGCAATCGTATCAGGCCCTACCTCCCACGTCCACCGATGCACTGATGGACAGCCCAAACTATAGTGAGAGAAGAGCACCTCGCCAGTCGAAGCTGTGGCGTCAGTTCAGCTGCTGCATGATCAGCATTGTTGGATCTCGTCGGCATCTGAAGAGAAAACGAACCAGcccgttttgtttgtttttttgcgtcTCGTTCGACTTGTTTATTTTGGAAAGAAGATAAGCCGAGCTTCGCGCTTCGTCGTGACGTGAAAAGTTAGTACTCACAGTGGATCAGCTACAACTTGGAACGAAAATAACAGcgaaaaacaattgaacgATGAAAGCCATCTCCCTGTTGATTGTCGTCCTGCTCTGCTGCGCTTCCTGGTTCACGGTGGATGCTGCCAACAAGTCCAAGTTGCCTTCGTGGCACATCCGATTCGCACGCCAGCAAGGGTAAGCAGAGATCGTCTAGTTTTGGCTTTTATTGGCATGCGGCGAGAGCGTCAAGTAAGGCGACTGCGTCCCAACTAGGAAACGGGCTAGTCCTCGGAGGATTTGCAATTGATGACTGCGGACTCGAGCCTTATTTGGTCAGATTCTTTTCGGATGACGGTTCTTTCGGGGGGGACAATGCACTGCCGTTCTGAATAATTATCGCCATACACCAGCCAAGGTCACAATGTGAAACTCTTTTTGGGTTTGCATTCGTGTTCATCGTCATTCCTGTCGATAACACCAGCCGGGTTGACGTCCTGCAGCTTCGCCTATGGAAATTTCAACTTCATTTGAGTTTTGCTGATGCTAATGTATAGAAAATTCATCTAAATGCGTCAATTTCcttggtaaaatttttaaattgaaaggCGCGGTGATTCATTGAACGCTGAATAGGGAATAGGGTTTTTGTGGGTCAGCTGCAGCGAGCCGGAAAGGCAAAAGATTCGTCACGTGATCTAATATTCTCCGTTCAGCTTATATGGTAAAGAGCACTGCTGGGAAACGCTACCGTGAGGTCCATCGCGTTCGTGCGCGGCGAGGTGATCAGGCCATCCGTCGACACGATAGCCATGTACAGTGTTTTTATTGTGGTTGTAGCTTCTATACAGCTTGTAGACCTCCCTTGTCGTGTATAATTTCCCATCCTAGACGGTTTGGTGATCTCGATCGcataaacaacattttattttgaatacgACTGACAAACAGGCGCGCACTTGCTACCATGTACGGAAGTTTTCATCACTACAGCACCGCGTTCATCCATCTCCGTCGCTGATCTATCAAATGGGTTATTCATCCATGTTGTTTTATCACCATATTAAAGGACTTGCCCTCTTTGAATCCAGCCAtgcacgacacacacaaatttacatttttacatttttttttacgtcacgattttttccttttcatagTCAAGTAAATTGTACACTATAATGCTCTTCCATGCTTGGATGTTGATATGCTTTCCCAGTATCTGCGCACAATATTCATTAAGACAGCGTAGAAAAATCTGCCCGAGTCGTTAGCGTTCGTCGTCCGTGTGACTTGCCGCGTCGCAAAAAACAACATAGTGCTGCATCACTAGGGGggatttttttgctttttacgCCGCGTCATCGGAGTCGGAGAGTCAaagctaaataaataaatcacaaaaacttgcttcgaaaaaaaaaaggcgaacaACCTTAGAATTtgcgtcttttttattttaaatatgatgatgatgattatgtAAGTGAGATGGATGAGAAGGTGGTGATGATCAATCTCGAACTTACTGGTTTATTGTATGCCGATGATGTGaccccaaaaaaatgtttcatttgatttttacagACCCAACGCCTGCGTGGTGGAAGAAGTGCCTGGAAGCAAATGGAAAATCTGGACAGAGTGTAAATACTATCTGCCCCGCAAGATCTGTGGCCAGAAAACGTAAGCCAATCTCCTCTCCCCCTATTCCCATATTCTCCCATTCCGTTTCGTCCCGTCGTCATCATCTGTCTTGGCTTGACTTGGCTTGGCTTATTTGGCTCTTCAGTCTTCACGCACGCGTATTATCCAACTCTTCTTGTGTATATAGTCGTATATCTATGTCAACATTTTCTCGCTTTTTTGGTGTAtatgtgttttcttctttttttttattagtcgAAAGTTTTGGGTTCGTGTGACTTTTCCTTAACATTAAATATAGTGCAGCTTGTGTACACCATCACGATGCGCGTTCTGTCCGGCAACCGCGAACGCTTAGGggccgagaaaaaaatgacgatGAACGCAGCAATCTCATCCGTTGCTTGATGGCGTTCGTTCAACTAGGGTTATCATGGTGGTGGTTTATGTGTTTAGATCTGATTACCTCGGCTCCCAGCGCGCTCATCTCGCAATGTTCCCGTTGTCGTCGATTCTCGGTGGCCGATATTTTTGTAACCCGCactctatttttgttttgtgcttgttttctttttttttctttttttgtgtagtatatttatttattcattttcgttttaggtttaatattttaatattccgtttttttaattattatgtcTGAGTGTCTGTACAACAGTGTGTCTGTGTTCATTTAGGTTTGGCGTTTCAAAtgcaaaatgaagaaattgatgCCTTACTTATAGTTTCTAAATGTCGATCGAAATTACTTTGACAGGGTACTTCGTTTCGAGTGCTGTGAAGGCTTCCATCGCGTACCGGGTCAAGAAGGATGCGCAGGAGGTATGTGAGAATgtgaaagaaattgatttacgtattttcaagaaaaatttcgcaaaaaaaaagaaaaaacgggaaagaaacaaaaataacgtcAATCTCATTCGACAGTGAAGCCACTGAAGAACATTTTGGAAACGGCACGCGAGCTGGGAGCCACGGATTTCGTTCAATACGTCGAAGAATCCGGTCTGCAGAAAGAATGGGCCCGCGAAGGAGTATgtaccccttttttttattattatttttcaatttgcattTCGTGTGCATCAGCAGTCGATTATCTCTCTTTAACATTGACCGCCAGGCATTTACGTTGTTCGCTCCGACCAACGAAGCCTTCGCCAACATACCGCGTGAATTGCGCGCCCGTGTCGACTCCTTCCGCGGCAACATCGAAAATCCGATCCTTCGTTACCACGTCTCCGATCGCAAAGTGACGTCCGATACCTTCCAGGCCGATCAGACCATACCGACGCTCTACAACGGCAATCGCTTGCGTATCAACAAATATTGAATTCCCAATTTTTCAGATCGTCATGTCCCTCGACGAGAGAATCCTCTCCGTTTGAGCGTCTACCGCAAAGCCATCGGAGTGGAATGCGCTGTCATCGAGAAGGCCGACATGGAAGGCCAGAACGGCGTCATTCATATCATCAACCGCGTCATGATTCCGGCCAACATTTCGGCCGGCGATTTACTGCGACGCGAAGGAAATTTTAAGTTCACCTACCTTCGAAAATTCATCTTAAATGCCGAAAGCCAAACCATCCTTTCTGAATCTTCTCTTCTCAAACTCAATGCAGGACGTTCCTCCAAGCGATGGAATTGGTGGAACGGGCAGCGACGCTCTTGATTTCGCTTCCGGTGGCATATCGGCCACATTCTTCGTGCCCACCGATGCCGCTTTCGAGGAATTAGGAACGGCGGCGGCTGAAAATGCCATGAAGAATCGCTCTTTATTGAAAAcggtcagttttttttcttttattcggtTGGGGTATTTAGCTTTCAGCTCAGAAAAACTCTAAAAGATGGCGCTGTACGTTTGATCTGCATTATCTAATTCCATCCGTGTATTAGATTAGCCAATCACGTCGCGTTCGATACAGAGGCAGCAGCTTATTATTATGCTGGTGAGTGGGAtctactttttgatttttcccttcctttgttggaatgtttttgattttcctcATCCAGAAGACTCACCGGAAGTACTCGCGTTGCCAGTCATTTCAATTGAGGTTCAGATTGTTTTTACCAGGCGCCAGTTGAATTTGCGAATGTCAACTTATCGATTCTTTCGATTCTTTGAATGGTGATGGAactttaaatcttaatttgCTTGAATAGAGAACCgcgaaaaatttcaacaacgGAATAAAGTAAAGTGGCAAACAAATCGAAAGGGACAACTGAAAGTCATTCAAATTCGGTTAAAGTAGGGGGAAAACATAGaaataaagacaaattaaagaaaagtttctcTTAATCTGCACAAATTGCCAGTAACAGATCCAGTTCAATGTCATCGACTATTTCCAAAACAGTTTGGGCTTTTTGTgctcatcttttttaattcgtcgcttttatttttcacgacgtctgtaaaaaaaaagttaaccaGCAACGATTCATCATCGATACACAAGATTTCAGACCGATGATGATccactgaaatttaaaattatttaaaacattttctttttacattaataaaagggGACGAGAGTGTGTATGGGTTAAGGCGTCATTTAGGAATAGGTGCAGAGGTGCACCTGGAAACCAAGGACCAGGGTTCGAACCCCGTGGTAATATATATATGATTTTTTAAGGGGGCTCCCTCTTCCAAAAAGGAAGGGGGaggattttccattttgaaattccccAAGGGGGCTCCCCCTTCTAAAATGGCCGACCAAAAGAGAACGAAATAGCTCGGGGGGATGAAAAACACGCACAAAACACAAGAATTTATGATTATAAACTTCAATATATCTCACGATTATCAAAAAACACCCTcccaattttttgaaatgttatgTAAACATATCTCTTGTTTCTCGGTAAATTATTCGTCGTTCGTCAAATTTTCCGACTGATttaatatgattttttaaagtgtAACCATTTtagatttctattttcaaattccgatacaaatatttcttaaaaatgaaataaaatgtgataTATTAacgtaaaatttaattttacgtCGATTGGTTAAGGTCTCATAAAATTCTTATAACAAATAAAGGcgcaattaaagaaaaactgaaaaatgtattttttttttcagttcacggcaaaataacaaaaaaataaattaaaatttcaatatctCCTAAACTATTAAAGCGATAATTCTGAAAGTTTcaggatcattttttttttgcccatcTTCACccagccccccccccaaatGAACGGAATCCCAATTTTGACGGTGCCATCGATCGGCAGATTTCGCATGGAATGACCCCTCAGTCTTTAAATTCTTAGTCTGTGGTAGGGGCTACACCTCCCTAGAGGCGGCGCTAACAGCCGAATCCGCTAAAGAATATAGGAAGGGTTCGGGTTCGCGGCCACCATGAAATTCCCTACCTCTCATCCCTTACTGCACGCATCGCGccaaattttcataaaaaaagacagGTGAGCGACAATTTCTCAGTTCTCGTCGTAGAAGGACGAAAAGTGACTGGTCCCCATTATGATCCTGTGGCGTTCGTAAACGCTTTTGAAATCCCTCCCATCGTCGGTTACCTATGGCTTGTTAGATAATGTTAATCAAGGCGGATTGCGTTAGGAACTGGGCCGTTAGGTTCCGGATTTTGAACTGGGAATCCGTGTCGATTGCTGGGTTGAGGCCGAGCATGGTATTAGCGTTGAGTTCAAGGTTCCTGTCCGAAAAGAACTGGCGGATTTTAAGGCggaattcttcatttcttgGGCAGGATTCTAGTATGTGGCGGGTGTTTTCGATGGCTGCGCATCCCAAACGGCAGCTTGGGTCGGCTTCCGGGTCTATCCTGTGGCTGAACGCATTGAGTCGGTTGTGCCCTGAGCGGAGTCTGATCAAGGCATATTGCTACTTTACTGTTTGCGTGTTGGTGCCATATGATGGTGCCTAACCTTGATCTCATCTGtatgcaacttttttttcaagtctGCTGGTTACGGAGGAGGTTGGTGGCCCAGTTGGCCCTTACTATTGAGACCATTTCTTTGGGGGAAAGGCTGTTGTTGACTCTCTCTCCGTCCTGGGTGTTGCATTCCATAGCTGCCAGTCTGTCCACCCTTTCATTCCCTTCTATACCAGTGTGACTAGGGATCCATGTCAGTCTTGTTCGTTTGCCATTTGATTTGAGGCTGGCAATTATTTCCCGGGTGGCTGTAACCGCTTGATTTTCCGATAGGGAATTCGATGAGATGGCAGTGATGGCTGAACTGG
This region of Daphnia pulex isolate KAP4 chromosome 9, ASM2113471v1 genomic DNA includes:
- the LOC124202790 gene encoding ER membrane protein complex subunit 6-like isoform X1, with the protein product MASKNKSRTVEKSNGEIMAFSEGSIRNNAMVVEYCRTSMAALGGGTAGILGLTSLYGFAFYIFCAVSIWLLLLLKAGPHWEKYFTSRSSLLSSGLSGGLITYVLFWTFIYGMVHVY
- the LOC124202790 gene encoding ER membrane protein complex subunit 6-like isoform X2 — protein: MAFSEGSIRNNAMVVEYCRTSMAALGGGTAGILGLTSLYGFAFYIFCAVSIWLLLLLKAGPHWEKYFTSRSSLLSSGLSGGLITYVLFWTFIYGMVHVY
- the LOC124202788 gene encoding transforming growth factor-beta-induced protein ig-h3-like, translating into MKAISLLIVVLLCCASWFTVDAANKSKLPSWHIRFARQQGPNACVVEEVPGSKWKIWTECKYYLPRKICGQKTVLRFECCEGFHRVPGQEGCAGVKPLKNILETARELGATDFVQYVEESGLQKEWAREGAFTLFAPTNEAFANIPRELRARVDSFRGNIENPILRYHVSDRKVTSDTFQADQTIPTLYNGNRLRINKY